In Marinobacter antarcticus, one genomic interval encodes:
- a CDS encoding ABC transporter permease, with protein sequence MATYDSLFSALGLKDWCADGKEDGPMSMADLLTKAQGKDAVPDSLWDLPFPSMDALNESCAAFPQSRELTKGLEQGFLAIKDNLSLVLDPLTQPLSWALDGALYGMLNTPWWIVIPIMLAVVFMVTKSWKLMLFVAGSICLLAFIDYYEYSMQTLAIIFVCAFLCVLLGVPIGIAMSRSDTMQRIMIPVLDMLQTLPPFVYLIPLIFLFSVTESKLYGIAIILYAIVPVVRLTNLGIRLVDKDVIEAADAFGMTNRQKLFKVQIPLALPNIMAGVNQTIMMSLAMVVIASLVSAPGLGVLVLRGIRNLELGVGLVAGLGIVILAVVLDRVTKASLARINASQNQ encoded by the coding sequence ATGGCAACCTACGATTCCCTGTTTTCTGCATTGGGTTTAAAAGACTGGTGCGCGGACGGTAAAGAAGATGGCCCGATGTCGATGGCTGATCTGCTCACCAAAGCTCAGGGCAAGGACGCAGTGCCTGACTCCTTGTGGGATCTTCCTTTCCCGTCCATGGACGCTCTTAACGAATCCTGCGCGGCATTCCCGCAGTCACGAGAGCTCACCAAAGGCCTGGAACAGGGCTTTCTTGCAATAAAAGACAACCTCAGCCTGGTACTCGACCCGCTGACTCAGCCGCTGAGCTGGGCTCTCGATGGCGCACTCTACGGTATGCTCAACACACCTTGGTGGATCGTTATTCCCATCATGCTCGCCGTGGTATTTATGGTGACCAAATCCTGGAAGCTGATGCTGTTTGTTGCCGGCAGCATCTGCCTGCTGGCATTCATCGATTACTATGAATATTCTATGCAAACGCTTGCCATTATTTTTGTCTGCGCCTTCCTCTGTGTGCTGCTTGGGGTACCCATAGGCATCGCCATGTCCCGAAGCGACACCATGCAACGGATAATGATCCCGGTGCTCGACATGCTCCAGACGTTGCCGCCTTTCGTTTACCTGATCCCGCTGATCTTCCTGTTCAGCGTGACCGAATCCAAACTCTACGGTATCGCCATCATTCTCTATGCCATAGTGCCGGTGGTCAGGCTGACCAATCTTGGCATACGTCTGGTGGATAAGGATGTGATCGAAGCCGCGGATGCCTTCGGCATGACAAACAGGCAGAAACTGTTCAAGGTTCAGATCCCGCTTGCTCTGCCCAACATTATGGCCGGCGTAAACCAGACCATCATGATGAGCCTCGCCATGGTTGTGATCGCATCGCTTGTTTCGGCGCCCGGCCTGGGTGTTCTGGTACTTCGCGGTATTCGTAACCTGGAGCTCGGCGTCGGACTGGTAGCCGGCCTCGGAATTGTCATCCTGGCCGTCGTTCTTGACCGGGTGACCAAGGCTTCTCTGGCACGCATTAATGCCAGCCAAAATCAGTGA
- a CDS encoding glutathione S-transferase family protein, whose protein sequence is MKIFETKTAPNPRRVRMFMAEKELLDKAEFIEIDLQKGENLTPEYVARNPMKKVPVMELDDGTCISETMAICRFFEESYPDAPTLLGDTPVEKALIEQWVRWVEFYFFMPTGMCFQHTSGYFKDRMNPIKEWGEDCGQSVSKFMAFLDDHLADKEYICCDRFTAADINAFTTVAFARVVNIRILPEHTSLQAWYDRIKARPSAQA, encoded by the coding sequence ATGAAAATTTTCGAAACAAAAACCGCACCGAATCCTCGCCGCGTGCGCATGTTCATGGCAGAGAAAGAATTGCTTGATAAAGCCGAATTCATCGAGATTGATCTTCAGAAAGGTGAGAACCTGACGCCGGAATACGTGGCACGAAACCCCATGAAGAAAGTACCGGTTATGGAGCTGGATGACGGAACCTGCATCTCCGAGACCATGGCCATTTGCCGTTTCTTTGAGGAGAGCTACCCGGACGCGCCGACTCTTCTGGGGGATACGCCTGTGGAGAAAGCCCTGATCGAGCAGTGGGTCAGATGGGTCGAGTTCTACTTCTTTATGCCTACAGGCATGTGCTTCCAGCATACCAGCGGTTATTTCAAGGACAGAATGAATCCCATCAAAGAATGGGGTGAGGATTGCGGGCAGAGCGTCAGCAAATTTATGGCGTTCCTCGATGACCACCTTGCTGACAAAGAATACATCTGCTGTGACCGGTTTACCGCGGCCGACATCAATGCCTTCACAACGGTTGCGTTCGCCCGGGTAGTGAATATTCGCATCCTGCCCGAGCACACCAGTCTTCAGGCATGGTATGACCGTATCAAGGCGCGCCCGTCGGCGCAGGCCTGA
- the trpE gene encoding anthranilate synthase component I: MTSEQFHKLAQAGFNRIPVYREVLADMDTPLSTYLKLASGPYSYLFESVQGGEKWGRYSIIGLPSQEVLKVFNHRVEIRRLGELIESAEVDDPLAFVASYQERFNAPDLEELPRFNGGLVGYFGYDTVRYIEKRLATSCPPDRIGTPDILLMVSNELVVFDNLRGKLHLIVHVDPADEGGFEQAQLRLDELEQKLHRQTANAPKTPAHLRGKTVDESEFVSGFSQEKFEAAVNKIKDYVLDGDVMQTVISQRMSIPFEAPPLNLYRSLRVLNPSPYMYFLDLDDFHIVGSSPEILARMEDREVTVRPIAGTRKRGATDAEDRALEAELLADPKEIAEHLMLIDLGRNDAGRVSETGTVRLTERMAVERYSHVMHIVSNVTGQVKDGTSCLDVLKATLPAGTLSGAPKTRAMEIIDELEPVKRGVYGGAVGYLSFNGNMDTAIAIRTAVIKDKTLHIQAGAGIVADSVPRLEWKETMNKGRAIFRAVAMTYNDFDH, encoded by the coding sequence ATGACCTCCGAACAATTCCACAAGCTGGCACAGGCTGGCTTCAATCGTATCCCCGTGTACCGCGAAGTGCTTGCAGACATGGACACCCCTCTCAGCACCTATCTCAAGCTCGCCAGCGGGCCTTACTCTTACCTGTTTGAATCGGTACAGGGTGGCGAAAAATGGGGCCGTTATTCCATCATTGGCCTGCCCAGCCAGGAAGTGTTGAAGGTCTTCAACCACCGCGTTGAAATCCGCCGCTTGGGCGAGTTGATAGAGAGCGCAGAAGTAGATGATCCGCTGGCGTTCGTTGCCAGCTACCAGGAACGCTTCAATGCCCCCGACCTGGAGGAACTGCCCCGTTTCAACGGCGGCCTGGTGGGCTATTTCGGCTACGACACCGTGCGCTATATCGAGAAGCGACTTGCAACCAGTTGCCCCCCGGATCGCATCGGCACACCCGACATACTCCTGATGGTGTCCAACGAACTGGTTGTGTTCGACAACCTGCGCGGCAAGCTGCACCTGATCGTTCACGTAGATCCGGCCGATGAAGGCGGTTTCGAGCAGGCTCAACTGAGACTCGACGAACTCGAACAAAAACTGCACCGGCAAACCGCTAACGCCCCGAAAACACCAGCGCACCTGCGCGGAAAAACCGTGGATGAAAGCGAGTTTGTTTCCGGCTTCAGCCAGGAAAAGTTCGAGGCAGCGGTCAACAAAATCAAAGACTACGTGCTGGATGGCGATGTGATGCAAACTGTCATTTCCCAGCGCATGTCGATTCCGTTTGAAGCGCCGCCGCTGAACCTGTACCGCTCGCTGCGGGTACTGAACCCCTCGCCATACATGTATTTCCTGGATCTGGACGACTTTCACATTGTCGGCTCGTCACCGGAAATCCTGGCCCGCATGGAAGATCGCGAAGTCACAGTGCGCCCCATCGCCGGCACCCGCAAACGCGGCGCCACTGACGCAGAAGATCGCGCTCTGGAAGCCGAACTGCTGGCCGACCCGAAAGAAATCGCCGAACACCTGATGCTGATTGACCTGGGCCGCAACGACGCCGGCCGCGTTTCGGAAACCGGCACCGTGCGGCTGACCGAAAGAATGGCGGTAGAACGCTACTCCCACGTGATGCATATCGTGTCCAACGTGACCGGCCAGGTCAAAGACGGCACCAGCTGCCTCGATGTGCTCAAGGCCACCTTGCCTGCCGGCACTCTGAGCGGCGCCCCGAAAACCCGGGCCATGGAAATCATTGACGAACTGGAGCCGGTAAAACGTGGCGTGTACGGCGGCGCTGTAGGCTATCTCTCGTTCAACGGCAATATGGACACGGCCATTGCCATCCGCACCGCCGTGATCAAGGACAAAACCCTGCATATACAGGCCGGCGCCGGCATCGTTGCCGACTCGGTGCCTCGCCTTGAGTGGAAAGAAACCATGAACAAGGGCCGCGCCATCTTCCGCGCGGTGGCCATGACCTACAACGATTTTGACCACTGA
- a CDS encoding quaternary amine ABC transporter ATP-binding protein, protein MANDIKISIKNLYKIFGPTPDVALEYVKRGMNKADLLDQQNHVLGLRDINVDIRDGEITVIMGLSGSGKSTLIRHLNRLIEPTAGEIRLDGDDVLDLNEEQLRQLRREQMSMVFQKFALLPHKTVLENAGMALNIRGSTVADFESEAVKWLARVGLEGNENQYPHQLSGGMQQRVGIARALVSNSPIMLMDEAFSALDPLIRSDMQDLLLELQGELHKTIVFITHDLDEALKLSDHLVILKEGEVVQQGDPQDILLNPSDPYIVAFINDINRARVLRVRSIMKRHGANDTDYAGDISEKDNLETVLSRSGGDTDKIFRVVRDGETVGSLSMKDLTLALVPTDASTTSNNSKD, encoded by the coding sequence GTGGCAAACGATATAAAGATCTCCATCAAAAACCTCTACAAGATTTTTGGGCCAACGCCGGATGTAGCACTTGAATATGTAAAGCGCGGCATGAACAAGGCCGATCTCCTGGATCAGCAAAATCATGTGCTGGGACTCAGGGATATCAACGTTGATATCCGTGATGGTGAGATCACCGTTATCATGGGGCTTTCGGGCTCCGGCAAGTCAACGCTGATCCGCCATCTCAACCGTCTGATTGAACCCACTGCCGGAGAAATCCGGCTTGATGGCGATGATGTCCTGGATCTAAACGAAGAACAGCTGCGCCAGCTCCGGCGGGAACAGATGTCCATGGTGTTCCAGAAGTTCGCGTTACTGCCGCATAAAACCGTGCTTGAGAACGCCGGCATGGCACTCAATATTCGCGGTTCTACCGTCGCAGACTTTGAAAGCGAAGCCGTAAAATGGCTGGCCCGAGTGGGTCTTGAGGGCAATGAAAACCAGTATCCGCATCAGCTATCCGGTGGCATGCAGCAAAGGGTTGGTATAGCCCGCGCGCTGGTTTCCAATTCCCCCATCATGCTGATGGACGAAGCTTTCTCCGCACTGGACCCGCTGATCCGGTCAGACATGCAGGATCTGTTACTGGAGCTTCAGGGCGAGCTTCACAAGACTATTGTGTTCATCACTCACGATCTGGACGAAGCTTTGAAACTCTCGGATCATCTGGTCATTCTCAAAGAGGGCGAAGTGGTTCAGCAAGGTGATCCCCAGGACATCCTGCTCAACCCCAGTGACCCTTATATTGTTGCCTTTATAAACGATATAAATCGCGCTCGGGTGCTTCGGGTACGCTCCATAATGAAGCGCCACGGCGCGAACGATACTGACTACGCAGGGGATATTTCCGAGAAGGACAATCTGGAGACCGTGCTTTCCCGGTCCGGCGGAGACACAGACAAGATATTCCGGGTGGTTCGGGACGGCGAAACGGTGGGCAGTCTCAGCATGAAAGACCTGACTCTCGCCCTGGTTCCAACCGACGCTTCAACAACGAGCAACAATAGTAAGGATTAA
- the trpD gene encoding anthranilate phosphoribosyltransferase, producing the protein MNMKDALSRVAENLDMSRDEMKQVMRIVMNGEATDAQIGALLMGLRIKSETVDEITGAVEVMRELVSGVTVNAEPLVDIVGTGGDGSNLFNVSSASAFVVAAAGGFVAKHGNRAVSSKSGSADLIEQAGINLNLSPEQVARCVEQIGVGFMFAPAHHGAMKHAVGPRKEMGCRTLFNILGPMTNPAGVKRQLLGVFSKALCRPMAEVLQKLGSEHIMVVASKDGLDEISLASATHVAELKNGQIIEYDITPEDLGIKSQSLVGLSVDTAEESLNLIKAAFGRGHDEMAEKARDLIALNAGAAIYIAGLAPTAKVGVEMALDAMGSGLAAGKLAELADFSHCF; encoded by the coding sequence ATGAACATGAAAGACGCACTGAGCCGGGTGGCCGAAAACCTCGATATGTCCCGGGACGAAATGAAACAGGTGATGCGCATCGTGATGAACGGCGAAGCTACCGACGCCCAGATCGGCGCTCTGCTGATGGGCTTGCGCATCAAAAGCGAAACCGTCGACGAAATTACCGGCGCGGTGGAAGTCATGCGCGAACTGGTCTCCGGAGTAACCGTCAATGCAGAACCTCTGGTAGACATAGTAGGTACAGGCGGAGACGGCTCCAACCTGTTCAACGTATCTTCTGCCTCGGCTTTCGTTGTCGCAGCCGCCGGCGGCTTTGTCGCCAAACACGGTAACCGTGCCGTCTCCTCCAAAAGCGGCAGCGCCGACCTGATCGAACAGGCGGGAATCAACCTGAACCTCTCGCCGGAACAGGTCGCCCGCTGCGTAGAGCAGATTGGCGTCGGCTTCATGTTCGCCCCAGCCCATCACGGCGCCATGAAACATGCCGTTGGCCCGCGTAAGGAAATGGGTTGCCGTACCCTGTTCAACATCCTCGGCCCGATGACCAACCCGGCAGGCGTCAAACGCCAGCTGCTGGGCGTGTTCAGCAAAGCTCTGTGCCGACCCATGGCCGAAGTGCTGCAAAAACTTGGCTCCGAACACATTATGGTAGTGGCCTCAAAAGATGGCCTCGACGAAATCAGCCTGGCCAGCGCCACCCACGTGGCTGAACTGAAAAACGGCCAGATCATCGAATACGACATCACTCCGGAAGACCTGGGCATCAAAAGCCAGAGCCTTGTCGGCCTGTCAGTTGATACTGCCGAAGAATCCCTGAATCTGATCAAAGCTGCCTTTGGCCGCGGTCATGACGAAATGGCCGAAAAAGCCCGGGACTTGATCGCCCTTAATGCCGGCGCGGCCATCTATATAGCCGGCCTGGCTCCAACAGCTAAAGTGGGCGTGGAAATGGCTCTTGATGCCATGGGCTCAGGGCTGGCGGCAGGCAAACTGGCGGAACTGGCGGATTTTTCACATTGCTTCTGA
- the trpC gene encoding indole-3-glycerol phosphate synthase TrpC has product MNKHSDKTPTILRKIVDRKWEEIEARKRTASLEDLKARAGDQPGTRGFTNALHQRIEAGTPAVIAEIKKASPSKGILRDPFEPAEIAESYEKGGAACLSVLTDHDFFQGHEDYLIAARNACSLPVIRKDFMVAPYQVYEARTIGADCILLIAACLTRDQMQELEGIAHEIGLDVLVEVHNSEEMDDALTLTTPLIGINNRDLHSFDVSLETTFNLHQRIGPERMAITESGIMTRADVEAMTGRGIYGFLVGESFMRAASPGEKLQELFFPEN; this is encoded by the coding sequence ATGAACAAGCACAGCGACAAAACCCCAACCATCCTGCGCAAAATCGTCGACAGGAAATGGGAAGAAATCGAGGCCCGCAAGCGCACCGCAAGCCTCGAGGATCTCAAAGCCCGCGCCGGCGACCAGCCGGGCACTCGCGGCTTTACCAATGCCCTGCACCAGCGCATCGAAGCCGGCACGCCCGCAGTCATCGCCGAGATCAAAAAAGCCTCACCCAGCAAAGGCATACTCCGCGACCCGTTTGAACCCGCCGAGATCGCCGAAAGCTACGAAAAAGGTGGCGCCGCCTGCTTGTCAGTACTTACTGACCACGACTTCTTCCAGGGCCACGAAGACTACCTGATCGCTGCCCGCAACGCCTGCAGCCTGCCGGTTATCCGCAAAGACTTCATGGTAGCGCCCTATCAGGTCTACGAAGCCCGCACCATCGGTGCCGACTGCATACTCCTGATCGCCGCCTGCCTTACCAGAGACCAGATGCAGGAACTCGAAGGCATAGCCCACGAAATTGGGTTGGACGTACTGGTCGAAGTGCACAACAGCGAAGAAATGGACGACGCACTGACGCTGACCACACCGCTGATCGGCATCAACAACCGCGACCTGCACAGCTTCGACGTATCTCTGGAAACCACCTTCAACCTGCACCAGCGCATAGGCCCAGAGCGCATGGCAATCACCGAAAGCGGCATCATGACCCGTGCCGACGTGGAAGCCATGACCGGCCGGGGCATCTACGGATTTCTGGTGGGCGAATCCTTCATGCGAGCGGCCAGCCCGGGGGAGAAGTTGCAGGAATTGTTTTTTCCCGAGAACTGA
- a CDS encoding DUF4202 domain-containing protein produces the protein MERASVKCALDAIDSANRADPNMETMVDELLPREYVYSLHMTRWLHELEPAPSERMQIACRAQHIERWKMPRSNYPEGRKSYYEWRQACGRMHGRRAAEIMAGCGYADSECERVEVILTKRELRKDADTQLLEDVACMVFLEKYFAQFYADNAEYEREKWLRIVRRTWGKMSPRAHERALALSSQLPEHLQLLMQEALANPA, from the coding sequence ATGGAGCGTGCATCTGTGAAGTGTGCTCTGGATGCGATCGACAGTGCAAATCGCGCAGATCCAAATATGGAGACTATGGTAGACGAGCTCTTGCCCAGAGAGTACGTCTATAGCCTGCACATGACTCGTTGGCTGCACGAATTAGAGCCTGCGCCTTCAGAGCGAATGCAGATAGCCTGTCGCGCCCAGCACATCGAACGCTGGAAAATGCCCCGCAGTAATTACCCGGAGGGCCGAAAGTCCTATTACGAATGGCGCCAGGCTTGCGGGCGTATGCACGGCAGAAGGGCCGCTGAGATTATGGCAGGCTGCGGTTATGCTGACAGTGAATGCGAGCGGGTTGAGGTGATTTTAACCAAACGGGAGTTGCGCAAAGACGCAGACACCCAGTTGCTCGAAGACGTAGCGTGTATGGTGTTCCTGGAAAAATACTTCGCGCAGTTCTATGCGGACAATGCTGAATACGAGCGGGAGAAGTGGCTGAGGATTGTGCGCCGCACCTGGGGCAAAATGTCGCCCCGCGCCCATGAGCGGGCGTTGGCGCTATCGTCGCAATTGCCTGAGCATTTGCAACTGCTTATGCAGGAAGCCCTGGCGAATCCTGCCTGA
- a CDS encoding glutathione S-transferase family protein, with protein sequence MIDVYTAPTPNGYKVTVLLEEMGVEYNLIPIDFSKNDQKTPEFLALNPNGRIPVIVDRGNDDFVVFESGAIMVYLAEKYGQFYPQDPKVRSRALQWLMFQMGGVGPMMGQANVFYRYFPEKIQPAIDRYQKECRRLFEVLDSRLAKARYLAGDELTIADFANWCWVRTHKWSGASVEGLEHLNRWIDELYARPGCQAGVNKPERLKSSDELIKHAQNMVTR encoded by the coding sequence TTGATTGATGTATACACGGCGCCGACGCCGAACGGGTACAAGGTTACGGTGCTGCTGGAGGAGATGGGTGTTGAGTACAACCTGATCCCGATAGATTTCTCCAAAAACGACCAGAAAACTCCGGAGTTCCTGGCACTCAATCCCAATGGCCGGATTCCGGTTATCGTGGATCGGGGTAACGATGACTTTGTGGTGTTCGAATCCGGCGCGATAATGGTTTATCTGGCGGAAAAGTATGGGCAGTTTTATCCCCAGGATCCCAAAGTACGCTCCCGCGCCCTGCAGTGGCTTATGTTCCAGATGGGTGGGGTTGGCCCGATGATGGGGCAAGCCAATGTGTTCTACCGGTATTTCCCGGAAAAGATCCAGCCTGCTATCGATCGCTACCAGAAGGAATGTCGCAGGTTGTTCGAGGTGCTGGACAGCCGGCTGGCAAAGGCTCGCTATCTGGCGGGCGATGAACTCACCATCGCGGACTTTGCCAACTGGTGCTGGGTGCGCACACACAAGTGGTCCGGGGCTTCGGTTGAGGGGCTGGAGCATCTCAACCGCTGGATCGATGAGCTATATGCTCGCCCGGGTTGCCAAGCCGGAGTCAACAAGCCGGAGCGCCTCAAAAGCTCTGATGAGCTGATAAAACATGCCCAGAATATGGTGACGCGATAG
- a CDS encoding GGDEF domain-containing protein, whose amino-acid sequence MVRFSSLKPPYKKVPPKWLPAYEAHIRTVEGQVAIVAAWVLLITVIFYQFSHELRLAHRPDLWLTELFFRIPVLLSASLTLLSHYTGKPLCQSRYLLRAMGLSVMAMILGLFLIHYNGRTADTYQITNGMVISFFGVAILSVRGSREWWLMFALPLTIFALVAQAQGLALPALLPFMFDPLVMMIIGIVMSEALRQLRAGEFLARQQLREQATTDQLTGLLNRRAMHQLLNQEYARAKRHGATFSLILGDLDRFKGVNDRYGHNIGDIVLQETARRLGSNMRAQDALCRWGGEEILMLLPGTVLDGAMHVAEKVRRSLADDPMLAGEHSIPQTISLGVTSCHGDDDIESAIKRADDALYQAKENGRNRIEAIASPYSGHVLSAHQSF is encoded by the coding sequence ATGGTGAGATTTTCAAGCCTCAAACCGCCATACAAAAAGGTACCACCCAAGTGGCTTCCTGCCTATGAGGCACACATACGGACAGTAGAAGGACAAGTAGCCATTGTTGCGGCCTGGGTACTTCTGATTACCGTGATTTTCTACCAGTTTTCCCACGAATTGCGCCTTGCCCACCGCCCGGACCTCTGGTTAACGGAGCTTTTTTTCCGGATACCGGTTCTGCTGAGCGCCTCATTAACTCTGCTCTCCCATTACACCGGCAAACCCCTATGCCAGAGCCGCTACCTGCTCAGAGCCATGGGGCTTTCGGTAATGGCCATGATACTTGGACTGTTTTTGATTCACTACAACGGACGAACTGCCGACACCTATCAGATAACCAACGGCATGGTTATAAGCTTTTTCGGCGTAGCCATCCTCTCGGTCAGGGGTTCAAGAGAATGGTGGTTAATGTTCGCCCTGCCTCTGACAATCTTTGCGCTGGTGGCCCAGGCGCAGGGCCTGGCCCTTCCAGCACTGCTGCCCTTCATGTTTGACCCTCTGGTCATGATGATCATTGGCATAGTGATGAGCGAAGCACTGAGACAGCTTCGGGCGGGAGAGTTTCTGGCCCGCCAGCAGCTCCGGGAACAGGCAACCACCGACCAATTGACCGGGCTTCTGAACCGCAGGGCCATGCATCAGCTGCTGAACCAGGAATATGCCCGCGCAAAGCGCCACGGAGCCACCTTCAGCCTGATCCTCGGGGATCTCGATCGGTTCAAGGGCGTGAACGATCGTTATGGCCACAATATCGGGGACATCGTGCTACAGGAAACCGCGCGCAGGCTGGGTAGCAACATGCGCGCACAGGATGCTCTTTGCCGCTGGGGTGGTGAGGAAATTCTGATGCTGTTGCCGGGAACCGTGCTGGATGGCGCCATGCATGTGGCCGAAAAAGTTCGCCGGTCACTCGCCGACGACCCCATGCTGGCCGGCGAACATAGCATCCCTCAAACCATCAGTCTGGGCGTCACCAGCTGCCATGGGGACGATGACATTGAAAGCGCCATCAAACGAGCTGATGACGCTCTCTACCAGGCCAAGGAAAACGGCCGCAATCGCATTGAGGCTATCGCGTCACCATATTCTGGGCATGTTTTATCAGCTCATCAGAGCTTTTGA
- a CDS encoding ABC transporter substrate-binding protein — protein sequence MRKLTSAALLCALSVPAMAQANCGEVSITEMNWASNTVVTNVAKFIMEQGYGCDVSVIPSDTVPAVTSVAENGEPDIVTELWLNSAGEAYLRLEKEGKIERLAKVLDPGGVEGWWIPTYLVDKHPELKTIEGVMANPELVGSSFNNCPDGWGCRIVNDNLIRALNLEDSGIKVFNHGSGETLASSMASAVQDEQPWFGYYWGPTVPLGKYDMTRVKLGEYKAKVHQKNQTANADNPGVSEFPAATVLTSVTTDFKDREPEVTAMLSKMTFKTDTMSALLAWMDSSNASAEEAAVYFLSNNRDEWSGWLNDEARTKLAAILEN from the coding sequence ATGCGAAAGCTTACGTCTGCTGCACTATTATGTGCGTTATCAGTGCCTGCTATGGCACAGGCCAACTGTGGTGAAGTATCCATCACGGAAATGAACTGGGCTTCCAATACAGTGGTCACCAACGTAGCCAAATTCATCATGGAACAGGGCTATGGCTGCGATGTATCGGTTATACCCTCCGACACCGTACCTGCAGTAACGTCTGTTGCAGAAAACGGCGAGCCGGATATTGTCACAGAGCTCTGGTTGAACTCAGCCGGCGAGGCTTATCTGCGTCTTGAAAAAGAAGGCAAGATTGAACGGCTTGCTAAAGTACTTGATCCCGGCGGCGTAGAAGGCTGGTGGATCCCCACTTACCTGGTGGACAAACACCCTGAACTGAAGACCATCGAAGGCGTGATGGCCAATCCTGAACTGGTGGGTTCAAGCTTCAACAACTGTCCGGACGGATGGGGCTGCCGGATTGTCAACGACAACCTGATCCGTGCCCTGAATCTTGAAGATTCCGGCATCAAGGTCTTCAACCACGGCTCAGGCGAAACCCTGGCCTCTTCAATGGCGTCTGCGGTCCAGGACGAACAGCCCTGGTTCGGCTACTACTGGGGCCCGACCGTGCCGCTCGGAAAATATGACATGACCCGAGTAAAGCTGGGTGAATACAAGGCAAAAGTCCACCAGAAGAACCAGACTGCCAACGCAGATAATCCTGGTGTCTCTGAGTTCCCGGCTGCAACCGTTCTTACCTCTGTTACCACCGACTTCAAGGATCGCGAACCGGAAGTGACTGCGATGCTCAGCAAAATGACGTTCAAAACGGATACCATGAGCGCGCTGCTGGCGTGGATGGATTCCAGCAATGCATCCGCAGAGGAAGCAGCCGTTTATTTCCTGAGCAATAACCGTGATGAATGGTCTGGCTGGCTGAATGATGAAGCCAGGACGAAACTTGCGGCCATTCTCGAAAACTGA
- a CDS encoding anthranilate synthase component II, with amino-acid sequence MLLMIDNYDSFTYNVVQYLAELGANVQVHRNDEITVEQIEALNPERLVISPGPCTPNEAGVSMEVIRHFAGKIPILGICLGHQAIGQVFGGNIIRAGRVMHGKVSPVYHQSTGVFRGLNNPLQATRYHSLVIEQASLPECLEMTAWTRNSDGSVEEIMGVRHKTLAIEGVQFHPESIMSEQGHELLRNFLRTQ; translated from the coding sequence ATGCTATTAATGATCGACAACTACGATTCCTTCACCTACAACGTGGTGCAGTATCTCGCGGAGCTGGGCGCTAATGTGCAAGTGCACCGCAACGACGAAATCACCGTGGAGCAGATCGAAGCCCTGAACCCCGAACGGTTGGTGATTTCTCCCGGGCCATGCACCCCAAATGAGGCCGGGGTTTCCATGGAGGTTATCCGTCATTTTGCCGGCAAGATCCCCATACTCGGCATCTGCCTCGGCCACCAGGCCATCGGCCAGGTGTTCGGCGGCAACATCATCCGCGCCGGGCGTGTGATGCACGGTAAAGTGTCACCGGTTTATCACCAGAGCACTGGCGTGTTCCGCGGCCTCAACAACCCATTGCAGGCCACCCGCTATCACAGCCTGGTGATTGAACAGGCCAGCCTGCCGGAATGCCTCGAAATGACCGCCTGGACTCGCAACAGTGACGGTAGCGTGGAAGAAATTATGGGCGTGCGCCACAAAACCCTGGCCATCGAAGGGGTGCAGTTTCACCCGGAATCAATCATGAGCGAACAGGGCCACGAACTGCTGCGCAACTTCCTGCGAACCCAATAA